Proteins co-encoded in one Methanobrevibacter gottschalkii DSM 11977 genomic window:
- a CDS encoding Rossmann-fold NAD(P)-binding domain-containing protein: protein MIIGLIGFGNVSKNLVKLIKSDDITFITSMEDRSPKTIDAIEKSKIKVLDTFKDVAVACDILISANSPKSALEAAENYGKFTKGIYLDLNNISPDTTFKINQHVENLVDGAIIGKIDSPNPYLYISGEKAEELLFLNGFLQTKKISDNVGDVAILKLLRSSYTKTLSAILIESTELSREYDLEEEFFDILSLTEGDNFREKSISRINNTLNNSKRKSEEIEEIINYFNKNNLSMVRAALKKLNQ, encoded by the coding sequence ATGATTATTGGTTTAATTGGATTTGGAAATGTTTCAAAAAATTTAGTAAAATTAATTAAATCAGATGATATTACATTTATAACTTCGATGGAAGATAGATCTCCTAAAACAATTGATGCTATTGAGAAATCTAAAATTAAAGTTCTGGATACATTTAAGGATGTGGCTGTTGCTTGTGATATTTTAATTTCTGCAAATTCTCCAAAAAGTGCACTTGAAGCTGCAGAAAATTATGGAAAGTTTACAAAAGGAATCTACTTAGATTTAAACAATATTTCTCCTGATACTACTTTTAAAATAAATCAGCATGTTGAAAATCTTGTTGATGGTGCAATAATTGGAAAAATAGATTCTCCTAATCCTTATTTATATATCTCTGGTGAAAAAGCAGAAGAATTATTATTTTTAAATGGATTTTTGCAAACCAAAAAAATTAGTGACAATGTTGGTGATGTAGCTATTTTAAAATTACTTAGAAGTAGTTATACAAAAACATTGTCTGCTATTTTAATTGAATCAACAGAACTTTCCAGAGAATATGATTTAGAAGAAGAGTTTTTTGATATTTTATCACTAACAGAAGGGGATAACTTTAGAGAGAAATCTATCTCAAGAATAAATAATACATTAAATAATTCAAAAAGAAAATCTGAAGAGATTGAAGAAATAATAAATTATTTTAATAAAAATAATTTAAGTATGGTTAGAGCAGCATTAAAAAAGCTTAACCAATAA